From a single Plasmodium vivax scf_6656 genomic scaffold, whole genome shotgun sequence genomic region:
- a CDS encoding variable surface protein Vir11, putative (encoded by transcript PVX_019665A) has product MVILRNYNLKERMKFFVVLKIVTFIFLICIWNPNYDIYNPVKLCEKKYKQDGNLIMYFNRLLAKHELRKESKYTNVRDKISDNTMHNRKKKLADHYSTYSQLKRKESNNLDVYMKDYKRRYRKKNGLLKLDCYCEKRVFDSIHSINEIAHKYQNDKKGFKKILFKKYGIFLILLALYPAIGLAFPILFGTKNGLRGIYTVCTDSTHKSNTHDSKCPDLHLDDWKTAVDYMGLYLKIFSFAMISIILLFFIYILIKVIKYEKIKAGKIKMNINDYYHLCKDIF; this is encoded by the exons atggttatattaaggaattataatttaaaggAAAGAATGAAATTCTTtgttgttttaaaaatagttacatttatttttttaatatgcatATGGAATCCGAATTATGATATT TACAATCCTGTTAAATTGTgtgaaaagaaatataagcAAGATGGAAActtaattatgtattttaataGATTGTTGGCAAAACATGAATTACGTAAAGAATCAAAATACACAAACGTGAGAGATAAAATATCAGATAATACTATGcataatagaaaaaagaagttagCAGATCATTATTCCACATATTCTCAactaaaaaggaaagaatcCAATAATTTAGACGTTTACATGAAAGATTATAAGCGTAGATACAGGAAAAAGAATGGGTTATTAAAATTAGACTGTTATTGTGAGAAAAGAGTATTCGATAGTATTCATAGTATAAATGAAATTGCACACAAATATCAGAATGATAAAaagggatttaaaaaaattttatttaaaaaatatggtatatttcttattttattagCATTATATCCTGCGATTGGATTGGCATTTCCTATATTATTCGGAACTAAGAATGGATTGAGAGGTATATATACGGTATGCACTGATAGTACACATAAAAGTAATACACATGATAGTAAATGTCCTGATTTGCATCTTGATGATTGGAAAACAGCAGTAGACTATATGGGACTATatcttaaaatattttcttttgcaatgattagtataattttattgttttttatttatatcttgattaaagttataaaatatgaaaaaataaaagcaggaaagattaaaatgaatataaatgattattatCATTTGTGTAAAGACATTTTCtaa